A genomic segment from Leptolyngbya boryana PCC 6306 encodes:
- a CDS encoding V4R domain-containing protein has product MAFSLAHQTPSKLKNPKKHNHYGFKDFFQFDPDQGTIVDWNNSQNVLTTEDFIIGLVEGLEEEVGDASAATMYTIGCEWGQKDAFFFEKWFEKEYDRSIRQTNLMFLLETWWWPFTAQGWGRWEVDLGDRKQGFMFINVFDSAVARTLGDVGKPVCFLYAGLFSGFFTELVKKQLSCIEIQCYSMGETYCKFLLGGQERIDAASFWLNEGATARDIEKRLRSGELK; this is encoded by the coding sequence ATGGCGTTCTCCCTTGCTCACCAAACTCCCTCAAAACTCAAAAATCCCAAAAAGCACAACCATTATGGTTTCAAGGATTTTTTCCAGTTCGACCCCGATCAAGGCACGATCGTGGATTGGAATAATAGTCAGAACGTTCTGACGACTGAAGACTTTATCATTGGCTTAGTCGAAGGGCTAGAAGAAGAAGTCGGAGATGCCTCAGCCGCAACCATGTACACAATCGGGTGTGAGTGGGGGCAAAAAGACGCTTTCTTTTTCGAGAAGTGGTTTGAGAAAGAATACGATCGCTCGATTCGTCAGACGAATTTGATGTTTTTGCTCGAAACTTGGTGGTGGCCTTTCACGGCGCAAGGTTGGGGACGTTGGGAAGTCGATTTGGGCGATCGCAAACAAGGGTTTATGTTCATCAATGTCTTTGATTCGGCAGTTGCGAGAACCTTGGGCGATGTTGGGAAACCCGTCTGCTTTTTGTATGCAGGGTTATTCTCAGGTTTCTTCACGGAACTCGTCAAAAAGCAACTCAGCTGTATTGAGATTCAATGCTATTCGATGGGTGAGACTTACTGTAAATTCTTGCTCGGTGGGCAAGAGCGAATCGATGCGGCATCGTTCTGGCTGAATGAAGGTGCAACCGCAAGAGACATCGAAAAACGGTTACGTTCGGGAGAGTTGAAATGA
- the uraH gene encoding hydroxyisourate hydrolase yields the protein MGKLTTHVLDTAHGCPAADLKIELWQIDSQTDQKTLIKTVLTNSDGRTDSPMLNESEINVGIYELVFAIGEYFASKFAHPVEPAFLDRVPIRFGIADATAHYHVPLLASPWSYSTYRGS from the coding sequence ATGGGAAAACTGACTACTCACGTTCTAGATACCGCTCACGGCTGTCCTGCCGCAGATCTCAAGATTGAACTCTGGCAAATTGATTCGCAAACGGATCAGAAAACCTTGATTAAAACAGTTTTGACAAATTCAGATGGACGGACTGATAGCCCAATGTTGAATGAATCAGAGATCAACGTTGGCATCTATGAGCTAGTTTTCGCGATCGGCGAATACTTCGCCTCGAAATTCGCTCATCCTGTAGAGCCTGCATTTCTCGATCGCGTTCCCATCCGTTTCGGAATCGCAGATGCGACTGCCCACTATCATGTTCCACTGCTAGCTTCCCCGTGGTCGTACAGCACCTATCGAGGTAGTTAG
- a CDS encoding globin family protein — MLSQIQRLSQTTEGRYATDEELRFLAEYARSFELRVQTYQKLQASEAAIVQQVLAKMRAIDPTLLRNGSEDVTPKWKRDTLRVLRYSAVAMLLDDSETLRERFLFWFQTIMRAFNAQKSCGVTYTVMQEVVKQVLTPSEANLILPLLEVNRRMLGTV, encoded by the coding sequence ATGCTGAGCCAAATCCAACGGTTAAGTCAAACAACCGAAGGACGTTACGCGACCGATGAGGAGCTTCGTTTTTTGGCGGAGTATGCTCGATCGTTTGAATTGCGCGTCCAAACCTATCAAAAATTACAAGCGAGCGAAGCTGCGATTGTTCAACAAGTCCTCGCCAAAATGAGAGCGATCGATCCAACCTTACTCCGCAATGGGAGCGAGGACGTCACACCGAAATGGAAGCGCGACACTTTAAGAGTTTTGCGCTATTCTGCCGTCGCAATGCTGTTGGATGATTCAGAAACGTTGAGAGAACGATTTCTATTTTGGTTTCAGACCATTATGCGTGCCTTCAACGCTCAAAAATCCTGTGGCGTGACTTATACCGTGATGCAAGAAGTGGTCAAACAAGTGCTCACCCCGAGTGAAGCCAATTTGATCCTGCCGCTTCTGGAAGTGAATCGTCGAATGCTTGGAACCGTCTAA
- a CDS encoding glycoside hydrolase family 10 protein has translation MIKLRSWFRHWRKTILMPLFLASFVTVVWASTPAIAQMQRPLLFPSQPTPTPTVQPSPVVPQIPRTEIRGVWLTFNDLDVMKDRTKVQNAVDQLGRLNFNTIYPVVWNSGYVTYPSAVAQRQGIQPFVYRGSDGHDILADVVDRARRRGLLVVPWFEFGFMIPFTSELALNHPDWLTQQRNGDQTSISGAGEVAWLNPFHPQVQQFITDLVLEVVTQYNVDGIQFDDNMSLPREFGYDAYTRALYKRETKKDVPNNPADQAWMRWRANKITAFMAQLKKAVRDRKPNAIFSISPNYYDFAYKFHLQDWLAWVRQGIADELIVQVYRPNLQSFIEKISRPEIQEAQKRISTGVGVFTGQRTNPVSIRQIQEQTRAAQERGLGVAYFYYESLWDIAPEPASDRQAGFQALFPEPATRLAQW, from the coding sequence ATGATTAAGCTTCGATCCTGGTTCCGTCACTGGAGAAAAACGATTCTGATGCCGCTCTTTTTGGCATCTTTTGTCACTGTTGTTTGGGCGAGTACTCCTGCAATCGCTCAGATGCAACGTCCTCTCCTGTTTCCTTCACAACCGACTCCGACCCCGACTGTTCAACCTTCACCCGTCGTTCCACAAATTCCTCGCACCGAGATTCGAGGTGTATGGCTGACGTTCAACGATCTCGATGTCATGAAAGATCGCACGAAAGTGCAGAACGCAGTGGATCAATTGGGACGCTTGAATTTCAATACGATTTATCCGGTGGTGTGGAATTCTGGATATGTGACGTATCCCAGTGCAGTTGCCCAACGCCAGGGCATCCAGCCTTTTGTGTATCGTGGTTCAGATGGACATGACATTCTCGCGGATGTTGTCGATCGCGCCCGTCGTCGAGGCTTGCTCGTCGTTCCCTGGTTTGAGTTCGGATTCATGATTCCGTTCACGTCAGAACTCGCGCTGAATCATCCAGACTGGCTGACTCAGCAGCGCAATGGCGACCAGACTTCCATCAGTGGAGCAGGCGAAGTGGCTTGGCTCAATCCCTTTCATCCTCAGGTGCAGCAGTTCATCACCGATTTAGTCTTAGAAGTGGTGACTCAGTACAACGTGGATGGGATTCAGTTTGATGACAATATGAGCCTGCCGCGTGAGTTTGGCTATGATGCTTACACCCGAGCGCTCTATAAGAGAGAGACAAAAAAAGACGTTCCCAATAATCCAGCGGATCAAGCTTGGATGCGTTGGCGAGCCAACAAAATTACGGCATTCATGGCGCAATTGAAGAAAGCCGTGAGAGACCGCAAACCCAATGCAATTTTCTCAATTTCACCTAACTATTATGACTTTGCCTACAAATTCCATTTGCAGGACTGGCTCGCTTGGGTTCGGCAAGGGATTGCAGATGAATTGATTGTGCAAGTGTACCGTCCGAATTTGCAAAGCTTCATTGAAAAGATTTCACGTCCTGAAATTCAAGAAGCCCAAAAACGAATCTCAACCGGGGTTGGGGTCTTCACAGGGCAAAGAACAAATCCCGTTTCGATTCGCCAAATTCAAGAGCAAACGCGAGCGGCTCAGGAACGAGGGTTAGGCGTTGCCTACTTCTATTACGAGAGCCTTTGGGATATTGCTCCGGAGCCTGCCAGCGATCGCCAAGCGGGATTCCAGGCGCTTTTCCCTGAACCTGCGACTCGACTCGCACAGTGGTAG
- a CDS encoding salt stress protein, Slr1339 family codes for MDEIDQLLASLHPSPPPPASRPSPPAANFSTRSIEDLLSQIDVSETRTARSAAPPQQLVEEIKTENLQQQAEVARQVELDRQQKQQRREQLKQQRRAELAAQAEQWLKSLQPKSSEGRWFEEFACHYSSRLEAAIDYLEALQDITPSSD; via the coding sequence ATGGACGAAATCGATCAGTTGTTGGCAAGTCTCCATCCCTCTCCACCTCCCCCTGCTTCAAGACCCTCTCCACCTGCTGCCAATTTCTCAACTCGATCGATCGAGGATCTTTTGTCTCAGATTGACGTGTCTGAGACTCGAACCGCGCGGTCTGCTGCACCTCCTCAGCAGTTAGTCGAGGAGATCAAAACAGAAAACTTACAACAGCAGGCAGAAGTGGCACGACAGGTCGAGTTAGATCGACAACAAAAACAGCAGCGTCGTGAGCAACTCAAACAGCAACGCCGCGCTGAATTAGCTGCACAAGCTGAACAATGGCTAAAATCTCTTCAGCCAAAATCATCAGAAGGGCGCTGGTTTGAGGAATTTGCTTGTCACTATTCGTCTCGCCTAGAAGCCGCGATCGATTATTTAGAAGCTCTGCAAGACATTACCCCGTCTTCGGATTGA
- a CDS encoding lipid-A-disaccharide synthase-related protein, which produces MRLLCLSNGHGEDTIAIRILQALQQKSDVTIEALPIVGEGHAYQKADIPVIGTVKVMPSGGFIYMDNKQLVRDIQGGLVKLTLEQIKAIHTWAKSGGMILAVGDIVPMLFAWTSGLPFAFVATAKSEYYLRDENGFIPRKSWWDDRLERSTGCIFQPWDRWLMKRPQCKAVFPRDRLTAQVLKRFHVPAFDLGNPMMDGLEWSGVKESDCLTIALIPGSRPPECFANWELMLRALNAMMGDFQRPMRFLSAIAPGIDLDHLHHLLLSYRWTSTESNIYVNGYGEKQATLQLMPGRFAECIQRSELAIAMAGTATEQFIGLGKPAFIMPGEGPQFTPAFAEAQTRLLGASVTLVEQPSQMGNAVRSLLENPDRIQMIADNGHRRMGEPGAADRISDRLLEILKTC; this is translated from the coding sequence ATGCGTTTATTGTGCTTAAGTAATGGTCACGGGGAAGATACGATCGCCATTCGGATTCTTCAAGCTTTACAACAGAAATCAGATGTGACGATCGAAGCTTTACCGATCGTAGGCGAAGGCCATGCATATCAAAAAGCAGATATTCCAGTGATTGGCACCGTGAAAGTTATGCCATCCGGTGGATTTATTTATATGGATAACAAACAGCTCGTGAGAGACATACAAGGGGGATTAGTAAAATTAACACTTGAACAAATTAAAGCGATTCATACCTGGGCAAAATCAGGCGGGATGATTTTAGCCGTTGGCGATATTGTGCCGATGCTATTTGCCTGGACAAGTGGCTTGCCGTTTGCCTTTGTTGCGACCGCAAAATCTGAGTATTACTTGCGCGATGAGAATGGCTTTATTCCTCGAAAATCCTGGTGGGACGATCGATTAGAACGTTCCACGGGATGTATTTTTCAACCTTGGGATCGTTGGTTAATGAAACGCCCGCAGTGTAAGGCTGTTTTTCCGCGCGATCGCTTAACGGCTCAAGTTCTCAAGCGCTTTCATGTGCCAGCGTTTGATTTAGGCAATCCGATGATGGATGGCTTAGAGTGGTCGGGTGTAAAAGAGTCTGACTGTTTGACGATCGCGTTGATTCCCGGTTCGCGCCCGCCTGAATGTTTTGCCAATTGGGAATTAATGCTGCGCGCGCTCAATGCGATGATGGGCGATTTTCAACGTCCCATGCGATTTTTAAGCGCGATCGCGCCCGGAATCGATCTCGATCACCTGCATCATTTATTGCTGAGTTATCGCTGGACTTCTACAGAATCCAATATTTACGTTAATGGATACGGCGAGAAACAAGCCACACTCCAGTTAATGCCAGGGCGATTTGCAGAATGTATTCAGCGCAGTGAACTTGCGATCGCGATGGCGGGAACGGCGACTGAACAATTTATTGGACTTGGAAAGCCTGCATTCATCATGCCGGGAGAAGGTCCACAATTTACGCCCGCTTTTGCTGAAGCGCAAACTCGATTGCTAGGTGCCTCCGTTACCTTGGTTGAGCAACCCTCACAAATGGGGAATGCAGTGCGATCGCTGTTAGAAAATCCCGATCGCATTCAAATGATCGCCGACAATGGGCATCGACGTATGGGAGAACCGGGTGCAGCGGATCGAATTAGCGATCGTCTCCTCGAAATCTTGAAAACCTGCTAG
- a CDS encoding LysR family transcriptional regulator has product MSDLPFTLDQLRILRAIASEGSFKRAADSLYVSQPAVSLQVQNLERQLDVPLFDRGGRRAQLTEAGHLLLNYGEKILTLCQETCRAIEDLQNLQGGTLIIGASQTTGTYLLPRMIGLFRQQYPDVAVQLHVHSTRRTSWSVANGQIDLAIIGGEISPELQDSLEIIPYAEDELALILPPNHALARLETIQKDDLYRLQFIALDSQSTIRKVIDQVLGRCGIETRRLKIEMELNSIEAIKNAVQSGLGASFVSISAIEKELQMGMLHRAKIDDVVVKRTLSVIINPTRYRSKAADAFCREILPKFTNQPIEFERPTPAFPETQSLKAMLQAASNRAISELE; this is encoded by the coding sequence ATGTCTGACCTTCCTTTCACCCTTGATCAATTACGTATCCTAAGAGCGATCGCGTCTGAGGGTAGCTTTAAACGGGCCGCTGATAGTCTGTATGTGTCTCAGCCTGCCGTTAGTTTGCAAGTCCAGAATCTAGAACGGCAGTTGGATGTGCCCTTATTTGATCGGGGTGGGCGACGGGCGCAGTTAACGGAGGCAGGACATCTACTGTTAAATTATGGCGAGAAAATCCTAACGCTGTGTCAGGAAACGTGCCGGGCGATCGAGGATTTGCAAAATCTCCAGGGTGGCACTCTGATTATCGGAGCAAGTCAGACAACGGGAACCTATCTGCTGCCCAGAATGATTGGTCTGTTTCGTCAGCAATATCCAGATGTGGCGGTTCAGTTGCATGTGCATTCTACCCGCAGAACTTCCTGGAGTGTTGCCAATGGTCAAATTGATTTGGCGATTATTGGCGGTGAAATTTCTCCAGAACTTCAAGATTCATTGGAGATTATTCCCTATGCTGAGGATGAACTCGCGCTAATTTTACCTCCCAATCATGCATTGGCAAGGTTAGAGACGATTCAAAAAGATGATTTATATCGATTGCAGTTTATTGCCCTGGATTCGCAATCGACGATTCGGAAAGTCATTGATCAGGTGTTGGGGCGTTGTGGGATTGAGACACGCCGATTAAAGATCGAGATGGAACTCAATTCGATCGAGGCGATTAAGAATGCTGTTCAGTCTGGGCTAGGAGCTTCTTTTGTGTCAATTAGCGCGATCGAGAAAGAATTGCAGATGGGGATGTTGCATCGCGCTAAGATCGATGATGTCGTGGTGAAGCGGACTCTTTCAGTGATTATTAATCCGACTCGCTATCGATCAAAAGCAGCGGATGCGTTCTGTCGAGAGATACTGCCGAAGTTTACAAATCAGCCGATCGAGTTTGAGCGTCCGACTCCAGCTTTTCCAGAAACCCAGAGTTTAAAGGCAATGCTTCAAGCAGCGAGTAATCGAGCGATTTCGGAGTTGGAATAA
- a CDS encoding V4R domain-containing protein, whose translation MISVRDLLIHDRLPANYYASDVYVRGDLEMGLLESRRGDRLLALPETLIQAIYSGLAKETGQASRLVLFNCGRWWGKNFFNRFRDEVSEYYETPLVEMQMADFLQALKQCWITYGLGQLNLDQTYHDRGFLIVETHHSPFARLATEAEVPSCFLEAGVLASVFSQLAGRDLHCVQTQCESLGAASNLFIIGLQKRLEVAEALVDKQLDHESILPRLFV comes from the coding sequence ATGATTTCTGTTCGCGATTTATTAATTCACGATCGTCTTCCCGCAAACTATTACGCGAGCGATGTCTATGTGCGCGGCGATCTAGAAATGGGATTGCTCGAAAGTCGTCGGGGCGATCGCTTACTCGCACTTCCCGAGACTTTGATCCAAGCCATCTACTCGGGTTTGGCAAAGGAAACAGGACAAGCTTCTCGTCTAGTGTTGTTTAACTGCGGACGCTGGTGGGGAAAAAATTTCTTCAATCGCTTTCGAGATGAAGTGAGCGAGTACTACGAAACTCCGCTCGTCGAAATGCAGATGGCGGATTTTCTTCAGGCATTGAAGCAATGTTGGATCACTTACGGGCTGGGTCAGTTGAATCTGGATCAGACGTATCACGATCGTGGATTTCTGATTGTTGAAACTCATCATTCGCCTTTTGCAAGACTTGCAACCGAGGCTGAAGTGCCGTCGTGTTTTCTAGAAGCTGGCGTTTTGGCATCGGTTTTTAGCCAACTAGCAGGGCGGGATTTACATTGTGTGCAGACTCAGTGTGAATCGCTCGGAGCAGCAAGCAATCTCTTTATTATCGGGCTGCAAAAACGCCTAGAAGTGGCTGAAGCATTAGTCGATAAGCAACTCGACCACGAATCAATTTTGCCTCGTTTATTTGTCTAG
- a CDS encoding HNH endonuclease — protein MSREYISIGLRQLVFERAQGYCEYCRSPARVALETLAIEHILPVSRGGKTVAENLALACQGCNNYKYTKTEAVDPVSAQAVPLYNPRQMNWVEHFAWNGDTTLMLGLTPTGRATVNALRINRTGVVNLRQLLRDAGQHPPDDPSPPQQD, from the coding sequence ATGTCTAGGGAATACATATCTATTGGACTGAGACAACTTGTTTTTGAGCGTGCTCAAGGATATTGCGAATATTGCCGTAGTCCTGCACGAGTCGCGTTGGAGACTTTAGCGATCGAGCATATTTTACCTGTGAGCCGAGGGGGTAAAACGGTTGCAGAAAATCTAGCGTTGGCTTGTCAAGGCTGTAATAACTATAAGTACACTAAGACTGAGGCAGTTGATCCAGTTTCTGCACAAGCTGTGCCGCTGTACAATCCTCGCCAGATGAATTGGGTAGAGCATTTTGCGTGGAATGGAGACACAACTCTCATGCTGGGACTGACACCAACGGGTCGAGCCACTGTGAACGCGTTGCGAATCAATCGTACGGGGGTAGTGAATTTACGGCAATTGTTGCGAGATGCAGGACAGCACCCACCTGACGATCCTTCTCCACCTCAACAAGATTGA
- a CDS encoding 2Fe-2S iron-sulfur cluster-binding protein, whose protein sequence is MVKTVRLEPIAQESAVETMGNLLSVLINKDLDVLKECGGRGMCATCHVYVKSGMDALTPTNRREQRTLEVITSCKTNSRLACQARVIGSGVVVELPPGMYINSIKDIEALIGRRAEQDLLHPLTGQVLVEAGKLITRSMMKKIEDTTTFNMSNYFSNSSEV, encoded by the coding sequence ATGGTAAAAACTGTCCGCCTCGAACCGATCGCCCAAGAGAGTGCGGTCGAAACAATGGGGAATCTCCTCTCGGTTCTAATCAACAAAGATCTAGATGTTCTCAAAGAATGCGGCGGTCGCGGCATGTGTGCGACCTGTCATGTCTATGTCAAATCAGGCATGGACGCTTTGACTCCCACAAATCGGCGAGAGCAACGCACATTAGAAGTGATTACATCGTGCAAGACAAACTCGCGATTAGCATGTCAGGCAAGAGTCATCGGCAGTGGAGTCGTCGTCGAACTGCCCCCAGGGATGTATATCAATTCGATCAAAGACATCGAAGCGTTGATTGGACGCAGAGCAGAACAAGATTTGCTGCATCCTCTGACCGGGCAAGTTTTGGTTGAAGCTGGCAAATTAATCACGCGATCGATGATGAAAAAGATCGAAGATACGACCACCTTCAATATGTCGAATTATTTCTCAAACTCCTCTGAAGTGTGA
- a CDS encoding globin family protein: MMQSPLEGVFDEAENRYLKPEELQVIGQYVASISERMSAYRALRDHEIDLVQRAADELQLELPSIETTALERTIKYGMLILRQCAMGMLLNDAEYVQKRLLSWLKDAIALHQDQKINAVFFRLIQQQLRFSLNAQQVALLEPFLSLVDPVIPAQEEEMLTVAGIF; the protein is encoded by the coding sequence ATGATGCAATCTCCTCTTGAAGGCGTATTTGACGAAGCCGAGAACCGCTATCTCAAACCCGAAGAATTACAAGTGATCGGGCAATATGTTGCTTCGATTTCAGAGCGCATGAGTGCATACCGTGCCCTCCGCGATCACGAAATTGATCTAGTTCAGCGTGCCGCTGATGAACTGCAACTCGAACTGCCGAGCATTGAGACAACTGCTTTGGAGCGCACGATCAAATATGGCATGTTAATCCTGCGTCAATGTGCCATGGGAATGTTGCTCAATGATGCCGAATATGTACAAAAGCGCTTGCTGAGTTGGCTCAAGGATGCGATCGCATTGCATCAAGACCAAAAAATCAATGCTGTCTTCTTCCGATTGATACAGCAACAGCTTCGGTTCTCTCTCAATGCTCAGCAAGTTGCGCTGTTAGAACCTTTTCTGAGTCTTGTTGACCCTGTTATTCCAGCCCAGGAAGAAGAAATGCTCACTGTTGCAGGTATTTTCTAA
- a CDS encoding molybdopterin-dependent oxidoreductase, which produces MNRRELLKLLGQTSGGLIAASVLGGCQAKSMDLLFSLDPAEALPDHLITPLDEFYVQSYALPSQVNVEKWRLKIGGEVNTPVTLNFQDILNAPQEEFYLTMECIGNPAGGNLIGNAKWTGTPLLPFLKQAGVKKSAIEFAMKGADWYETTLPVAELMRPEVRLVHQMNGTPLTAAHGYPVRIIIPGHFGQKQPKWIVGIDAIAKTKTGFWENQGWSNTAEIPTHSLMRQVHDSRVWNKQHQVKLTRDNWEKGVLLAGVALDRSTAITSIQISTDDGVTWQAAEQNRPESPHEWTLWRYLWKPTQAGKYSLLARASSERQQQAIEDKNSKDGSSGILKIQTTLDA; this is translated from the coding sequence GTGAATCGTCGAGAACTTCTGAAATTATTAGGTCAAACTTCGGGCGGGCTGATTGCTGCAAGCGTTTTGGGTGGCTGTCAAGCTAAATCGATGGATTTACTATTTTCGCTTGATCCGGCTGAAGCTCTACCAGATCATTTGATCACGCCGCTTGACGAGTTTTATGTGCAGTCTTATGCGCTTCCTTCTCAGGTGAATGTTGAGAAATGGCGGTTGAAGATTGGGGGTGAAGTCAATACTCCTGTGACTTTGAACTTTCAAGATATTCTCAATGCGCCGCAAGAAGAGTTTTACCTGACGATGGAATGTATCGGCAATCCAGCAGGTGGGAATTTAATCGGGAATGCGAAATGGACAGGTACGCCATTGCTGCCCTTTTTGAAGCAGGCAGGTGTGAAAAAAAGCGCGATCGAGTTTGCGATGAAAGGCGCAGATTGGTATGAAACGACTTTACCTGTTGCAGAATTAATGCGTCCTGAAGTGCGATTAGTTCATCAAATGAATGGCACACCTTTAACGGCAGCACATGGCTATCCGGTTCGGATTATCATTCCGGGACATTTTGGGCAGAAGCAACCGAAATGGATCGTCGGAATTGATGCGATCGCCAAAACGAAGACCGGATTTTGGGAGAATCAAGGCTGGTCGAATACTGCCGAAATCCCAACTCATTCATTGATGCGGCAAGTTCACGATTCTAGAGTCTGGAACAAGCAGCATCAAGTCAAACTCACCCGCGATAACTGGGAAAAAGGCGTTTTACTAGCAGGAGTTGCTTTGGATCGATCGACTGCGATCACGTCAATTCAAATCAGTACGGATGACGGTGTAACCTGGCAAGCTGCCGAGCAGAATCGTCCAGAATCGCCGCATGAATGGACATTGTGGCGCTATCTGTGGAAACCAACTCAGGCTGGAAAATATTCGCTATTAGCGCGCGCTAGCTCAGAACGACAGCAGCAAGCGATCGAGGACAAAAATAGTAAAGACGGAAGCTCTGGAATCCTGAAAATTCAAACTACTTTAGACGCCTAG
- a CDS encoding SGNH/GDSL hydrolase family protein — MKRVLKIGLLFGFTLLASSPCVLPAVSSPKVDKLPSVDWWRSKVSSQITASTGKRYTGCVFGDSISSGLGNSLGQSNYNFAMGGMSTVSLLEQLKQLKAGNIQCQNVIVAIGTNDAMYSINNVDFKNNLRQIVTLTRGLGASEITLLPAFYSTVEASKNPNVAGTLDRVDEINTLIRQVGTEQDVTVRIDVIQPLFRDRALREDLTLDGVHLNDSGKRIYRQALLDLLNSAVSSR; from the coding sequence ATGAAGCGTGTGCTCAAAATTGGCTTACTCTTTGGGTTTACACTTCTTGCTAGTTCGCCCTGTGTTTTGCCTGCGGTTTCGTCTCCGAAAGTAGATAAGCTGCCTTCGGTAGACTGGTGGCGTTCTAAGGTCAGTTCTCAAATTACTGCAAGTACGGGAAAGCGTTATACAGGTTGCGTTTTCGGGGATTCAATTTCTTCTGGATTGGGCAATTCGCTGGGTCAATCAAACTATAACTTTGCAATGGGCGGCATGAGTACTGTGTCGCTTCTCGAACAGTTGAAGCAGCTTAAAGCAGGCAATATTCAGTGCCAAAACGTGATCGTTGCGATCGGCACAAATGACGCGATGTATTCAATTAACAATGTCGATTTCAAAAATAATTTGCGCCAGATTGTGACGTTAACTCGTGGATTAGGAGCATCAGAAATCACCTTGTTGCCTGCATTTTACTCGACGGTTGAAGCGAGTAAAAATCCAAATGTGGCAGGTACACTCGATCGGGTCGATGAAATTAACACTTTGATTCGTCAAGTTGGAACAGAGCAAGATGTCACGGTGCGAATAGACGTGATTCAACCCTTATTTCGCGATCGAGCGCTGCGGGAAGATCTCACCTTAGATGGCGTACATTTAAATGATTCTGGCAAGCGCATCTATCGTCAAGCTTTGCTCGATCTTTTGAATTCGGCTGTGAGTTCGCGCTAA
- a CDS encoding bifunctional riboflavin kinase/FAD synthetase — protein sequence MWITSSPTTALTPTAVALGNFDGIHLGHRQVIAPVLENDGIARTTVVTFSPHPKEFFTGEPRSLLTPQEEKVLHLEAIGVQQLVLLPFNRELAKLTPQQFVEEILVNQLQARQVSVGADFCFGHRRTGTADDLKAIAATFGIGVTIVPLLLFQGKRISSSAIREALLSGDLQTANRMLGRPYRLIGQVVTGQQLGRTIGFPTANLQLLGDKLVPCRGVYAVRVSGAGETSILGVMNIGNRPTVNGLSQTIEVHLLDWSGDLYGKTLIVELEEFIRPEQKFASLEELKAQIQADCETARSTLAAMS from the coding sequence GTGTGGATAACTTCATCGCCGACTACTGCTTTAACTCCGACTGCCGTTGCCCTGGGAAACTTTGACGGTATCCATTTGGGGCATCGACAAGTCATTGCACCTGTGCTGGAAAATGACGGGATCGCCCGGACTACGGTTGTAACTTTTAGTCCACATCCGAAAGAATTTTTCACTGGAGAACCTCGATCGCTGCTCACGCCTCAAGAAGAGAAAGTGTTGCACCTAGAAGCGATCGGGGTTCAACAATTGGTGTTGCTGCCGTTTAACCGTGAACTGGCAAAGCTAACGCCGCAGCAATTTGTCGAAGAAATTTTGGTCAATCAGCTTCAGGCTCGACAGGTGAGTGTAGGGGCTGATTTTTGTTTTGGACATCGACGCACGGGAACGGCGGACGATCTGAAAGCGATCGCGGCAACGTTTGGGATTGGGGTGACGATCGTGCCGTTGTTACTCTTTCAAGGCAAGCGAATTAGTAGTTCAGCAATTCGAGAAGCGCTGTTGTCTGGAGATTTGCAGACCGCGAATCGAATGCTCGGCAGACCTTATCGGCTGATTGGACAGGTCGTAACGGGTCAACAACTGGGTCGCACGATCGGATTTCCAACTGCGAATTTGCAGCTTTTAGGAGATAAGCTTGTGCCTTGCCGGGGCGTGTATGCGGTGAGAGTTTCAGGGGCTGGAGAAACTTCGATTCTGGGTGTGATGAACATTGGCAATCGTCCGACGGTGAATGGTCTCAGTCAAACGATCGAAGTGCATTTGCTCGATTGGTCGGGCGATTTGTATGGAAAGACGCTGATTGTGGAACTTGAGGAGTTTATTCGCCCTGAGCAAAAGTTTGCGTCATTAGAAGAGTTGAAGGCGCAGATTCAAGCAGATTGTGAAACAGCACGATCGACACTCGCAGCAATGAGTTAG